The sequence CTCCGCCGGACCACGGCGCTGCGCTGCGAGCGCGGCTGGCCCGGCGGCCGCAGGACGAAGCTGACGCGGCAGCCGACGGCGGGGGGCTCGGCGGCTCCCGCGGCCAGGCCCTCGGTGCCCAGCAGCCGGACGCGGAGCCGCCCGCTGGCCCGACTGTACTCGGCGGCCAGGCGCAGGGCGCCCCCGGCGCGGCCCAGGGCCACGGTGCCCTCGGCCTCCAGGCGCTCGGGACGCGGGCCGGGgcagggcggcggcggcggggacgcGGAGGGGGCCTGGGAAGGGGGGCCCGAGACGGCGCCGCGCTCCTCGTCCTCGTCGCCGTCCCCGCTGGACACGGAGGGGGCGCGGACCAGGCCTCGGCTCGTCCGGGCCCGCAGCGCGCGGCTCAGCAGCCGTTCGGGGGCGCGCAGGAGGCGGCGGGCGCGGGCCGGCGGGGCGGGCGCGTCCCGGGTGGGGCGGAGGCCCGCGGGGAGCGCGGGGGCGGAGGCAGGAGCCGAGTCCCGGGGCACTAGCGGGGCGGCTGCAGGGCC comes from Panthera tigris isolate Pti1 chromosome B3, P.tigris_Pti1_mat1.1, whole genome shotgun sequence and encodes:
- the C2CD4A gene encoding C2 calcium-dependent domain-containing protein 4A, encoding MWCLERLRFGPERRHGILQGRAHQVPALTPAACANVLTPDRIPEFCIPPRLASCTALAALRVSWSEAAEIDYSAAHTDWDPRSQAALSLPHLPRALTAYGFCALLESPHTRRKESLFLGGPAAAPLVPRDSAPASAPALPAGLRPTRDAPAPPARARRLLRAPERLLSRALRARTSRGLVRAPSVSSGDGDEDEERGAVSGPPSQAPSASPPPPPCPGPRPERLEAEGTVALGRAGGALRLAAEYSRASGRLRVRLLGTEGLAAGAAEPPAVGCRVSFVLRPPGQPRSQRSAVVRRSRKAAFHQDVCLDGLSEEQVRRLAVRVKAEQRGRGLERGRPLGQGELLLGSLLLP